The region AGTGTAAAAGAATTGGATGGTTATTACcgatttgtttatttttaattttataatttttatatttaaagaggtttagttatatttttatttttaaaagtaaatcaaaTTGGATTgacttttgatttttagttgaaCCGACCGGGTCCGTTCGACTCAAAAAAAACACCATTATAGTATACTCTTCAATTTTGGCGCCATTTTTGCCCACCCTTAAgctcttttatttataatctgcTAATTGATATAGGGTTTGATAGTATCTCTCGCCTGTGATAATTTCCCGCGCGAGTCAGACTTTATAGTCTTCAATTTTAGCggcattaaaaaaattaaaattataagaaagAACACCGCCCTTTGGCCGTCACTTCAGTGCAACCAggttcctttttctttttcattttgatcatttATTTATCTGCCTTCTAGGTGTTTGTTTAAATTACTGAATGAAATCCTATCAAATTGATTTGGACGATGTTTATATatcttcttttatttaattaattgttttgttcTATTATTGATTTCTGAATTAGGAATTCTAGGTTATGTTCAAACTATTTTGTAATATATAATCCGTTTATTTTTTTGGCTGTTAGATATGTCTGTAAACAATGATAATGAAGTGGGCAGTGACCAGAAAAGAACTATGAATGTGATTCTTATTCTATTGCTATCCATGACCATGATGATGACGAGGTACACTGTTACGGCTGTGGTAATAGTGATGATGATGGTAGTGACGATGAAGACGGTTGGGGAACTGCTTCAGATGATTCTGAGACGGGAAGCGTTAACAATTATCATATTGATTTTGAAGAAAAACAATCTTACAGGGCTCTTGCAATGGTAGCCAGTATGGAAGATGTTTTACCTCTGGAGGGTCTTTCTGTTCGAATTTTACGCAAACTTATTGGAATTGAGCCTACGGATGATGGCGGTGATTCGGGTGAACTAAGTATTGCTGCTCTTCAAGCCGAGTGTTTAAACATTTACGGTGAGGAGAGAGTAAGAGCTAAAAACGCGTTGAGAGATTTGGATGGTCAAATTACCCTTTCAATTGATGTGTTGAGATGTCCAGCAGCTGGTGTGTATTTGTGTTTGACTGCCCACTTCATTGCTGTTGACTGGAATTTGAGAAACTGGGTCATCTGTTTTAAGCCTGTCTTCAAGACATTTGATGATGATTATTTGTATGGAACTGTTATGAAGTGTATTACTGACTGGGACATTGGCAATAAAGTATCGGGTATTATTGTGGACAGCTCTTGGTTTGACGATGAATGTGTTGGCGAAGTCAAAGATTTGGTGCAGAAAAAGAGAGAGCTCCCACTTGGCCCTGAAATGTTTCGATTGCATTGTTGTGCTGATCTTTTTAAGTTAATGGTGCAGGATGCGTTCAAGGGGATATCTGAAATAATGCATAGGGTTGATGAATATATGAATTTCGGAAGACCAGCATATATGTGGAACACTGTGTATACTAATCTGAAGGAGGCTTTAGAGTATGAGGCTAAGGGAGAATGGAATAAAAACGAGTAtgagatttttgaaaaacttAATTCTGATGAGTGGAAAAAGGTTGAAGAAATTTGTAAGCTATTGCATAGCTTGCATAATGCGGCAAAAGCCATCTTTGAAGCAAAACAACCTACTGCACATATCTGTCTCCGTGATCTTCAAGAGGTTCATGCTAGCTTAGTTAAGGCATCAATTGTTTCAGACGATTTCATTAGCCCTATAGCTAGGAAAATGCTCGAGAGGCTCGACAAGTATTTGAAGAACATGTTCTTGATTTTAGCAATTGCTACAGTTATGGATCCTCAATGCAAAATGAAGTACTTAGAATTCTCTTTCGCAGGACATGGCGCAAATGATGGAATCTTTGATTCGACAAATGTCCCAACCACAATTCAAAGTCTTTATGATGATTATTCGACTAATTTGCTTCAAACAAGCAAACGTAAGGCTGATTCCATTTCTCGCGACCCTGATAGTGGTTGTGATGACAATTCTGATTTGCTACAGAAATACGAGCAGTCTGCTAAAGATGATAATAGGCCTCTCAAATCAGAGCTAGATTTATACTTAGAAGAGGGTGTGTTACCTTGGAGCCAGAATTTTGATATATTGGGTTGGTGGAGAGGTGAACGCCCGAAATATCCTGTTCTGTCGAGGTTGGCACGCTACTTATTGTGCACACCTGTTTCCGTGGTGACTTCACAAGACGCATATTTCACAGTCGAGAGAGAAATCGGTGGACGTTTGGCTTCTTTAGAATCTGATGTGATGAATGCAGTGATGTGCTCTCGGAGCTGGTGTCCTCCTGATATCAAGTTCAAGATTTGTTCTCTCATAGGAGATGCAGCACTTTTTAACTTCtgaatcaaaaaaaattgtagaaaGAATTAGACTTTTTATATGCACAGCACTGCCATGGGGACTTGACATTTCAACGATTGTAATGGCAAGTGGGCGTATCTGCTGAAGCTGAATATGGCATTTCaggtttaattttgttttcatagTGATAGTTTTTGCTAATGTTAATGCCGCCAATTCAAATTCTATCTTCTTTTTGAGACTTAAATCTATGCTATGTTTGTTgaaattatttttctcttttttcaatATCTagaaaattaaaagtaattattgttttagtaaatctttttaattatcttCTACAAAATGTTTgctaaataagtaaaaatttattatgcttttgaaaatatttttgtgAAAATGACTAACACATCAATACATTATTATTTGTCAGCAGTGATATTTGAGTTTGGCTCGAGTTGAAACTCGCACGAGTAATTCAAGTTTGAACTCGATTAAATTTCTTTACATTGATCTCGATTAATATATGAATATTCCGCCTCGTTTATGCTCCTACTAGCAGCATCGATCTTCATGTATGacataattatttgattaaaattatacattattataaaatcacttGGTTCATCATTTTATTGAATCTTAGGTTGCATGTTACTTATAGCGGTTGATGAATAAATTCAAATCAACGTTTTTAAGCACCGTGTGCCGCTCATTTCATCCTTGAGATATTAATAAGTCTATCTCTATTCCAGAAGTTAAATACTTTTGGAAGCTGATAAAATTGTATTATTAGTAAAAATGGTCTTCAATTATACTATATCAAAAAGAGAAATCATACAAGTGAAGCTTGAAAGTAATGTTTTAAGAACCGGTATGGATTGGCCGGTTCAACCTATTCGACTATGATTGAATTTCAGtctagtttgatttttttttaaatacaattcAATATCTTCGAACCAAGAAAATACTGCAAAAATCAGAAATTATTTAACGGATTAAACTATAAAAatcatttagtttttatttaatagttaaaatatgatctattaattagtttttgattttttaatttatttgcttGTTATAATCTCACACATACACACATGCACGCACACGtgcgtgtgtgtatatatatctatgtctatactatatataaaagcacggatgggggggacggacaaatttactgaataatccttttcagtttactactaaataaatgttttatagtcattaactaattagttatttaattaatcactatcataattaaagttctaattagaataggtagctaaataatctccaatttagttttaattataagttataaataaaGATAGCTAAATTCTTGTAAAACTCAAAATCTAACTATtagtttcattacgttttatattttaaaacaaatgtttaccaTTATGGTTTCCTATTTATAATAGATATACATAATCcgttataaaggtttttagtgAGTTGTGGTTTAATGATTAGAAGTTTGCCTCCTTCTACAGTTCAAAGtcttacaaataaatttttcattGCATATCTTAACTTTGATctctttcttaaaaaaaatattttcaatttgctcattaattctttttaattaactaatatatAACTTATAATAAAACTAAAGATGACATCAGGTGTAGTTTATTTCAAGgaaaatttagttttatattaatatgtgTATTTATGAGTTTTCAATTTAcggaaattatatatttaattttattattctcattttcaattattcttattataaaataaagataaaaatttagttatatattattaaattaattttatgtcgattataattaaaattaattaatataattgtaatatatttaattaatacataaaGCGATGAGTTatactacgagccacgtgcatagcacgtaacgcgaaactagtatatagaAAGGGTATATACATATTCtttaggccaaatgtcttaaaaaggccaaatcttttataaaagtttcataaaagtcctgacttttcaattttgtcgattttggccaaaaacaaattatttggtttcaattgtggccaactctcaatttgatttcaatttgcctatgtggagcctatgtgacgcctatgtggcatgccaaatattgaaaggtcaggacttttgtgaaaccaaataatccatttttggccaaaatcgacaaaagtgaaaggtcatgacttttgtgaaaccaaataatcaatttttgccaaaatcgacaaaattaaaaggtcaggactttgtgaaacttttgtgaaaaatttggcctttttacaacatttggtcTATTCTTTATGTTAGATAAGTATCTTTATGTTAcataagtatttttattttttttatcgaacttGCTGAATTCGTACACCATTTgggtttaaaataatatttgtaaaaatgggaatgaatttatttaataattcattTGATAATAAACATGgtcaattttataaaagttaaatacaattgtactatttaaaaaaaaaattatttgaaatcaaatactATATCTTTAGTCTATTACTCTAGAGTGTTTATTGTCACATCAATATGTATGATCGATCCACACAACATTTATTTCCTCAGTCAATTCTTCCATTCATTAATTGGTAGACTGAaagaatgaaacaaaaacacaaGTAATTACTAGAAACCCTTGAGTATTACAATAAATAGGATTAGGACATCATTTTCTTGAggagcaaaaaaaaaagaactaacGAAAATAACGTTCAGTGATGGAAACCATTCACAGGTTTACTCGAATCCGGTTgctgtttattttattttttaaagaacgTAAAATTTATAGAAATACAAGACTCAGATAGAGGTTGAGTAATTTTTAAAtggccaaatgttataaaaaggccaaacctttcacaaaaatttcacaaaaatcctgatttttcaattttgccgattttggccaaaaacagattatttggtttcaattgtggccaactctcaatttgatttcaatttacctatgtggcgcctatttGGCATGCATATATACTGAAAGGTTAGGACTTttctgaaaccaaataatccatttttggccaaaatcgacaaaattgaaagttcaggacttttgtgaaaccaaataatcagtttttgaccaaaattgataaaattgaaaggtcaggaattttgtgaaacttttataaaaggtctGGCTTTTTTACGatatttggcctttttaaatAGACTAAATAGTCTACATGTTATTTAGTCCGAACTAAATagaaattatgattttttttataattaggggAGAAGAGAATGCTTGTTAGAGGAATCGATTCAAAGTTTAGCAAATTGCCGCCAGCACTTATACTATTTAAGCTATATttcattgataaaaaaaacctatataattaaattaaaattaaaggtgCAACATATGTAAAGATATGTAATGAAATGGCTGACAGAAAAAGCATAACCTACCAACAAAATAACAAATGGGTTCCTCTTCTTCAGTTTTGGCTCCTTCTCTAACCGACATCCTATAATTttccaattaattttaattattttacatcAAAACTGCAATTCATTTATATGATTATTTTTGTCATTAATCCTCTTCATATGAACCCGTGACACTCTCCCGTGAACTCTTACCTTACACGTGTCCCTTTCTATCGTCTTTGTCATCTTAACCTTTCATGTGAATTCATGTTGGAACTTGATTTTGCTTCATGACATCACATCCACATGTTCATCTTGTTAACCAATAATATGAGATCACTGGTCCACTTCATGCCGAAAAACCAGCTAGCCACTAATAAAGCGCGTGCTGGAGCGTGTACTTAGCCACCTGGCGCTGCAAAACACCACAAATATTTGTAATTGAAAGAAAATTGTGAAAATCCAAAGCTTAATATACCCGTGAGAGATCACACGTGACAGATTAAGACAAACTAAATAGCGTATAGCCGACGTGCATGGAAtggaatcatttttttttatatttatattctaCTTGAACAATGTATTATTAGTTGTTGGTGCATTTTATTTGGCTGCACATTAATTTTAGGATGCAACAAAATCATATTCTTCTGATCTAGGCTTGGAGGGAGACGGAAAGCTGCTAGAAGGGAGATAGAGAAATTTAGAGTAAAATCCTTTCTTTTTTCAGTTCCGTGAAGTGAAATTGTATCGTATTTTTACATTAAAAGTAGATTGATTGTGCAACGAATCACAATTTTCTTCCCAAACTCAAAGAAAAACCACCTTAAATAAGAGTACAACCCTTAATTTTTGGATGCAAGGCAAAGGTTTTTACCACTAGAATGTGCAAGCGAAATTATATCATATATCACTTCGTTAGAGAAGTTGCCGAACTACTACGATCTGTAGATTCTCCtccatatatatgtatatatccaATTCTAACGGAAATAGAAGCAAGTCACTTCAATCTTTACTTGTAGTTGtacttattttagttttaacttATATAGCGATCAGACTTTCTATAAATATACGCCAAACACAATGTTCCTAgttgaaataaaaattctaaacaaatTTGTTggtatttaaatttgtttgtcCATAAAAATTGACCCGAACTTATTTGACCATAATTTTGCATTGAAAagtgtaaaaatatttaaatgaaaagttaaaattggATGAGAACTTATACTTATTTTAGACATTTTTCGTTCAGGACATCTTTTAATTGCTTCTTTACATAAGTTAAAATTACATAACTAAGTActaactcaattttttttaaatcacaaTAACACTACAACAAAAATGATCTATTGTATCATGCAACAAATGTTACTTAATgctaaaaaaacattatttaaagtttataccAACATTTTTCACAAATGTCACTAAAATGTTACATTAGCCGGTGTCGTTAGGTGTTTAAATGACATTTAATACAAATGTTTGTAGCCATCTATAGtgtcatttaaaatatttattgtgacatatattaaatattattatcacTATCTATAGTAATATTCATTAAATGTTACAACAATTATTATTGAAcgaactattttttatttatattttatgaaatgttaGTTACTGAAAGGTAAAAAGATTGATGTGTTTCAATAGAGTAAGCTAACAATATTTAATAGACAACATCATATGTAGcaaaattaattgataatatAAAGGATGGTgaaaatataagaatttttattgaaaaaatatttgaaacttggtgcaaaaaatcaatcaaatttatAGAATCTTTAAGAGATAACTGTCCATAATGATTTTAATTCATTTCTACATGAAATAACAGCTTATAACCTAAACACAACTTATAGCTGAACTAAATAAATAGATTATAAACTCTTCTTCAAGGATCAATGGTTTTAATGTACcatgtaaaaataatttgttaTCCTGGCATTTGTATATATACAGTTAAACTGATAATTTAATAATGTTTTgtataaaaaagagaaaaataataataataatggatgATCTCGTGAATGATATAATTGTAATGTTGGAGTGGAGGAGCTAGGCTTCTTTTCTGAAAATTATATGGCTAGAAATAAAGTAGGGTAAATTACAAATGATGAGGAGTCACGAGAGCAGTCTATCTACATTTACACCACTAAAATATGCAACACCTACCTctctctcttttatttttgtcataataaataaatCCATAAACAGAAGAAGAATAAGAATTTATGTacattattattgttattattggTGATGTAATAGCTAactatggttttaaaagaaattgacAATGagtaatttcattttcaatgtGAAAACTATAATAGATTAAGGATTTGGAAAAGCATAtggagatttttttatttgtcttcTCTCTCCACGTAGGACAAttcatatatgaaattaaaaaagagcCGAAATAAGACGTTAGTTatgaataataaatttagtCATTTGAAAATTGTcaagtattttaacttttttttatttgaacctTCATATGCTTACCGTAGTAGCAACAGCACATGTACTATCTTGTACAGGTGAACCTgagaaaagaaagaaacaaaaaatattaccacaattaaacaaatttatattacattCATCTAGATCATGAAGtttgtaaatttatattacattcATCTAGATcatgaagttttttttttccgtcAACTAACTAATTGACAGAGAAAATTTGACAGAAAGCTCTAATCCGGGGAAAACAAATTTCTTATTAGACTTATGCGtatgaagattttttttatctgtcTTCCTCTCCACGTAGGATAATTcagatatgaaattaaaaaggaGCGGAAATAAGAcgttagatataaataataaatttagtcatttaaaaaattcaactatttgatttttttatttgaaccttttaaaaataaaattttaacacaatcttgataaatataaattaatcgTAGCTAGTTgctcaaatttttcaaaaaagtacaaaatactTCTTTATATTTATGACCGAATTTTTACTAccaaaattgatgtttttttaaagaaaaggtagaaacaaattatttttaagttattatGCATGGAGAATAAGTAACTATTAATAAATTGGTGATGTAATAGGTAGATAATAAGTGATATCTCCATCCAAAATTGATAGAATTATTTGATTAGTTTTTTTCCTTAAAATTATACTAACTACCTAAAATATTCTTatgaattgattaattaattcatTATATCAATGCACTTTCATCAAATAGAGATTTAAAATGATTCATAAAATGCACATAAAcgtattttttaatattgaaattattacaaaataatatattaattaatattattctcAAAGccataatcaatttaattagttgACTGAAATTAATTcaatcaaatatatttaattaattaatttctaaaaattaaaacaaacttATAATTTATAACATCCAAAAGGTATATTAATTAGTGTTTG is a window of Mercurialis annua linkage group LG2, ddMerAnnu1.2, whole genome shotgun sequence DNA encoding:
- the LOC126666877 gene encoding zinc finger BED domain-containing protein RICESLEEPER 2-like; this encodes MVASMEDVLPLEGLSVRILRKLIGIEPTDDGGDSGELSIAALQAECLNIYGEERVRAKNALRDLDGQITLSIDVLRCPAAGVYLCLTAHFIAVDWNLRNWVICFKPVFKTFDDDYLYGTVMKCITDWDIGNKVSGIIVDSSWFDDECVGEVKDLVQKKRELPLGPEMFRLHCCADLFKLMVQDAFKGISEIMHRVDEYMNFGRPAYMWNTVYTNLKEALEYEAKGEWNKNEYEIFEKLNSDEWKKVEEICKLLHSLHNAAKAIFEAKQPTAHICLRDLQEVHASLVKASIVSDDFISPIARKMLERLDKYLKNMFLILAIATVMDPQCKMKYLEFSFAGHGANDGIFDSTNVPTTIQSLYDDYSTNLLQTSKRKADSISRDPDSGCDDNSDLLQKYEQSAKDDNRPLKSELDLYLEEGVLPWSQNFDILGWWRGERPKYPVLSRLARYLLCTPVSVVTSQDAYFTVEREIGGRLASLESDVMNAVMCSRSWCPPDIKFKICSLIGDAALFNF